Proteins encoded in a region of the Penaeus vannamei isolate JL-2024 chromosome 30, ASM4276789v1, whole genome shotgun sequence genome:
- the Ppt1 gene encoding palmitoyl-protein thioesterase 1 isoform X2 produces MGPKDACFLALICLLGITDAQDKPTPLVIWHGMGDTCCFFFSMGHIKKLVEERIPGIYVRSLMIGDNIIQDEEKGYFGNVNNQVDEVCEKIAADPELQGGYHAMGFSQGGQFLRAIAERCPQPAMRNLITFGGQHQGIFGLPNCPPDNLLCEEMRRLLNLGAYIDWIQNSLVQAQYWHDPLHENEYRNASIFLADINNAEVINESYRENLKKLENFVMVKFEEDSMVVPPESEWFGFYSPGQDSQVLPLQQTQLYIEDRLGLKEMDEAGKLHFLSLAADHLNFDDQWFLEEIVDKFVA; encoded by the exons ATGGGACCCAAAGACGCATGTTTTTTGGCACTGATTTGTCTTCTGGGCATCACTGACGCCCAAGACAAACCTACACCTCTTGTAATATGGCATGGAATGG GAGATACTTGCTGCTTCTTCTTTAGCATGGGTCACATTAAGAAGTTAGTGGAGGAACGCATACCTGGAATATATGTTCGCTCATTGATGATTGGCGATAACATCATACAG GATGAAGAGAAGGGCTATTTTGGAAATGTAAACAACCAGGTGGATGAAGTCTGTGAAAAGATAGCAGCCGACCCTGAGCTCCAGGGAGGATACCATGCTATGGGGTTCTCGCAAGGAGGCCAGTTTCT CCGAGCCATTGCCGAGCGCTGTCCTCAACCAGCCATGCGCAACCTGATCACATTTGGGGGACAACACCAGGGTATTTTTGGCCTCCCAAACTGCCCTCCCGACAACTTACTCTGCGAAGAGATGCGGCGTCTACTTAATCTAGGAGCTTACATTGA TTGGATCCAGAACTCTTTGGTACAGGCCCAGTATTGGCATGATCCCCTCCATGAAAATGAATACCGCAATGCATCCATTTTCCTGGCGGACATCAATAATGCAGAG GTTATCAACGAGTCATACCGTGAAAACCTCAAAAAGCTGGAGAACTTTGTCATGGTCAAGTTTGAGGAGGATTCCATGGTTGTCCCTCCTGAGAGCGAGTGGTTTGGATTCTACAGTCCAGGCCAGGATTCCCAGGTCTTGCCCTTGCAGCAGACACAGCTCTACATTGAG GACCGTTTGGGATTGAAGGAAATGGACGAAGCAGGAAAGCTCCACTTCCTTAGTCTTGCAGCTGATCATCTCAATTTTGATGACCAGTGGTTCCTGGAAGAGATTGTTGATAAATTTGTGGCATAA
- the Ppt1 gene encoding palmitoyl-protein thioesterase 1 isoform X1, which translates to MGPKDACFLALICLLGITDAQDKPTPLVIWHGMGDTCCFFFSMGHIKKLVEERIPGIYVRSLMIGDNIIQDEEKGYFGNVNNQVDEVCEKIAADPELQGGYHAMGFSQGGQFLRAVAERCPKPAMKNFISVGGQHQGVFGFPHCPELPQQSRFCEYVRKVLNYGAYVSWIQNSLVQAQYWHDPLHENEYRNASIFLADINNAEVINESYRENLKKLENFVMVKFEEDSMVVPPESEWFGFYSPGQDSQVLPLQQTQLYIEDRLGLKEMDEAGKLHFLSLAADHLNFDDQWFLEEIVDKFVA; encoded by the exons ATGGGACCCAAAGACGCATGTTTTTTGGCACTGATTTGTCTTCTGGGCATCACTGACGCCCAAGACAAACCTACACCTCTTGTAATATGGCATGGAATGG GAGATACTTGCTGCTTCTTCTTTAGCATGGGTCACATTAAGAAGTTAGTGGAGGAACGCATACCTGGAATATATGTTCGCTCATTGATGATTGGCGATAACATCATACAG GATGAAGAGAAGGGCTATTTTGGAAATGTAAACAACCAGGTGGATGAAGTCTGTGAAAAGATAGCAGCCGACCCTGAGCTCCAGGGAGGATACCATGCTATGGGGTTCTCGCAAGGAGGCCAGTTTCT ACGTGCAGTGGCAGAAAGGTGTCCAAAACCAGCCATGAAGAATTTTATCAGTGTTGGTGGCCAACACCAGGGTGTATTTGGCTTTCCTCACTGCCCTGAGTTGCCACAACAGTCACGCTTCTGTGAATATGTCCGCAAAGTGCTGAACTATGGAGCCTATGTATC TTGGATCCAGAACTCTTTGGTACAGGCCCAGTATTGGCATGATCCCCTCCATGAAAATGAATACCGCAATGCATCCATTTTCCTGGCGGACATCAATAATGCAGAG GTTATCAACGAGTCATACCGTGAAAACCTCAAAAAGCTGGAGAACTTTGTCATGGTCAAGTTTGAGGAGGATTCCATGGTTGTCCCTCCTGAGAGCGAGTGGTTTGGATTCTACAGTCCAGGCCAGGATTCCCAGGTCTTGCCCTTGCAGCAGACACAGCTCTACATTGAG GACCGTTTGGGATTGAAGGAAATGGACGAAGCAGGAAAGCTCCACTTCCTTAGTCTTGCAGCTGATCATCTCAATTTTGATGACCAGTGGTTCCTGGAAGAGATTGTTGATAAATTTGTGGCATAA